Proteins from one Leptospira johnsonii genomic window:
- a CDS encoding methyl-accepting chemotaxis protein, translated as MKWYLRLSLKSKLAILFSSVLIPFLIILALSLINSASRINDIETIRNDRLIPLKQLKTISDHYAISIVDCVHKVRSGAFTYEEGIENLDKAVKEIKSEWNTYLQTHLVEEETVLIEKLEPLFEDADKSVEEARALMVAKDKEGLGNFADHKMYSMIDPVAGNIEKLISVQLLISERIYQRAETEYAFSLTVFLSLSAITLAYILYASIKFSIRLVHGLNQVRVSIRDADFSNPIEVDEDDLNLDELYLLSLVFRNFQAKVKEMLSSILSFSESILAAAEQLSKSSEYLSENAQSESASVEEISASVEEISAGMEQVTSNAEGQYKLILSFSGEMKELDTLITKVGDSVSDSLGKISDMYTKTEAGKKTMGSLSESMIKIESSSGEMRSITAIIQEISEKVNLLALNAAIEAARAGEHGKGFAVVATEITRLAEQTDQSTKTIESLIRTSNQEIESGKNFVDSCVKVYAEILEGLSFIKFASDNIVSTMKVQQEKKTTIITAVNEVDSKSEEIRTSVKEQKVAISETANAVSNISVTVQNSAANSEEIAGSATGLLNIAKSLRDSMSFLKA; from the coding sequence ATGAAATGGTATTTACGACTAAGCTTAAAATCTAAACTAGCGATCTTGTTCTCTTCCGTATTAATTCCTTTTTTAATCATATTGGCTCTTTCTCTCATCAATTCGGCGTCTAGGATCAACGATATAGAAACGATCCGTAACGACAGATTAATTCCATTAAAACAGTTAAAAACGATCTCGGATCATTACGCGATTTCCATCGTTGACTGCGTTCACAAAGTGAGAAGTGGAGCGTTCACATACGAAGAAGGGATCGAAAACCTGGATAAGGCGGTGAAAGAGATCAAGTCGGAATGGAATACTTATCTCCAAACCCATTTGGTGGAAGAAGAAACAGTCCTTATCGAAAAACTAGAACCTCTTTTTGAAGATGCGGACAAGAGCGTAGAAGAAGCAAGGGCGCTTATGGTTGCAAAGGACAAGGAAGGATTGGGAAATTTTGCGGATCATAAGATGTATTCTATGATAGATCCGGTGGCGGGGAATATAGAAAAGCTAATCTCTGTCCAGCTCCTTATCTCTGAAAGGATCTACCAAAGAGCGGAGACCGAATACGCATTTAGTCTTACAGTTTTTCTTTCACTTTCCGCAATTACACTCGCCTATATTCTGTATGCTTCCATCAAATTTTCGATCCGACTTGTACATGGTCTGAACCAAGTTAGAGTTTCTATCCGAGACGCGGATTTTAGTAATCCGATAGAAGTGGACGAAGACGATCTAAATCTGGACGAACTTTACCTTCTATCTTTAGTGTTCCGGAATTTTCAAGCCAAAGTGAAGGAGATGCTTTCTTCTATCCTTTCTTTTTCCGAATCCATCTTAGCTGCTGCGGAACAACTTTCTAAATCCAGCGAATATCTTTCGGAAAATGCGCAAAGTGAATCTGCTTCTGTGGAAGAAATTTCGGCCTCCGTAGAAGAGATTAGTGCCGGTATGGAACAAGTCACATCGAACGCAGAAGGTCAGTATAAGCTCATTCTCTCCTTCTCTGGAGAAATGAAAGAGTTAGATACATTGATCACTAAGGTAGGAGATTCAGTTTCTGATTCGTTGGGAAAAATTTCAGACATGTATACTAAAACGGAAGCAGGAAAAAAAACGATGGGTAGCCTCTCCGAGAGTATGATAAAAATTGAATCCAGCTCGGGAGAGATGAGATCCATTACGGCGATAATCCAAGAGATTTCCGAAAAAGTGAACCTTCTCGCATTAAACGCAGCTATAGAAGCGGCAAGAGCAGGAGAACACGGGAAAGGATTCGCAGTAGTCGCAACAGAGATCACAAGACTTGCAGAACAAACCGATCAAAGCACCAAAACGATCGAAAGCCTGATCCGCACAAGTAATCAGGAAATTGAATCCGGCAAAAACTTCGTAGATAGTTGCGTGAAAGTATATGCGGAAATTCTGGAAGGCCTTTCGTTTATTAAATTTGCTTCGGACAATATTGTGTCCACAATGAAAGTCCAACAAGAGAAGAAGACGACGATCATCACCGCTGTAAACGAAGTGGATTCTAAATCGGAAGAGATCCGCACCTCGGTCAAAGAACAAAAAGTGGCAATCTCCGAGACTGCAAACGCTGTTTCAAATATTTCCGTCACTGTTCAGAATAGTGCTGCAAACTCGGAGGAGATTGCAGGAAGTGCAACAGGACTTTTGAATATCGCTAAAAGTCTAAGAGATTCTATGAGTTTCTTAAAAGCTTAA
- a CDS encoding sensor histidine kinase, with amino-acid sequence MNGPKSENVYRDLFEQSPIGLMIFDRQGKIIEANDSSLRFLRAERDKIIGISYSNLKDRAVSALIGKGLQGEASDYEGPYTSTISGLLLQVRIRVNPLFDDSGVFGASLIFEDLTERKKTEEKLAVTLSDIRATQEALEEHEVKFKTLFESAGEAIFLMDNRVFLECNPKTEEMFGCRREDIIGASPVDFSPEMQPDGVPSSQKAFQKIQAAFAGKPQTFDWLHCKKDRTNFDAEVTLTSVTLNGKALLQAIVRDISGRKRAEEEIRKLNEDLEQKVVLRTEELKATNTFLENTNRDLLLALEELKSTQAQLVQSEKMAVLGQLIAGIAHEVNTPLGAIISSNEGIQSVFRQDWEKLLCEFAELETNERDTWKKIFIKGSIFPDFYDSSEERKNRKIIRDTLQNLGFPSSEFLSENLAELGIRVDDIPDLVQDIQKEKFPTLVSNAYNLSGILRYSNVVREAASKAARVIRALKTYVYQDHTGISLIDIREQMDLVLTLYYNKVKQGVEIHRNFAENSLVKGQADHLTQVWANLINNAFQAISYQGRLDLESYIKDNYLIVSVTDDGPGVPKEIQDKIFEPFFTTKEKGEGSGLGLDICKKIVERHQGKIDFDSIPGRTTFRVYLPLADRL; translated from the coding sequence ATGAACGGACCGAAGAGCGAAAACGTATATCGCGACCTATTCGAACAATCACCTATCGGACTCATGATCTTCGATAGGCAGGGCAAAATAATAGAAGCAAACGATTCTTCTCTGCGCTTCTTAAGAGCCGAAAGAGATAAGATCATTGGAATTTCTTATTCTAACCTGAAAGACAGAGCAGTCTCCGCACTTATCGGCAAGGGTTTACAGGGAGAAGCTTCCGATTACGAAGGACCTTATACCAGTACGATCAGCGGATTATTATTACAGGTCCGCATTAGAGTGAATCCTCTTTTTGATGACTCAGGTGTTTTCGGCGCGTCTTTGATCTTTGAGGATCTGACTGAAAGAAAAAAGACGGAAGAGAAATTAGCAGTAACACTCTCGGATATTCGTGCTACCCAAGAAGCATTGGAAGAGCACGAGGTCAAATTTAAGACATTATTCGAATCCGCCGGAGAGGCAATCTTTCTAATGGACAATCGGGTCTTTCTGGAATGTAATCCTAAGACGGAAGAAATGTTCGGTTGCAGAAGAGAAGATATAATCGGCGCCTCTCCTGTAGATTTTTCTCCTGAGATGCAGCCGGATGGAGTTCCTTCTTCTCAAAAAGCATTTCAAAAAATACAAGCAGCGTTTGCAGGAAAACCGCAAACTTTCGATTGGTTGCATTGTAAAAAGGATAGAACCAATTTTGATGCGGAAGTGACTTTGACTTCCGTTACTCTGAATGGAAAAGCTTTATTGCAGGCGATCGTAAGGGATATTTCTGGAAGAAAAAGAGCGGAAGAAGAGATCCGAAAACTGAACGAAGATCTGGAGCAAAAAGTAGTTCTCAGAACGGAAGAGTTAAAAGCGACAAATACCTTTTTAGAAAATACGAATAGAGATCTACTTTTAGCATTAGAAGAATTGAAATCTACCCAAGCGCAGCTAGTCCAATCCGAGAAGATGGCAGTGCTCGGACAATTGATCGCAGGTATCGCTCACGAGGTGAATACTCCTTTAGGTGCTATAATCTCTTCCAACGAGGGGATCCAAAGTGTATTCCGCCAAGATTGGGAGAAGTTACTTTGCGAATTTGCCGAATTGGAAACTAATGAAAGAGATACCTGGAAGAAAATTTTTATTAAAGGAAGTATTTTCCCGGACTTTTATGATTCTTCGGAAGAAAGAAAGAACAGAAAGATCATCCGAGATACGTTACAAAATCTTGGATTTCCATCTTCCGAGTTTTTGTCCGAAAACCTGGCTGAATTGGGAATACGAGTAGATGATATTCCGGATCTAGTCCAAGACATTCAAAAGGAAAAATTTCCTACATTAGTTTCGAACGCTTACAATCTCTCCGGTATTTTAAGATATAGTAATGTAGTTAGAGAGGCTGCTTCTAAAGCCGCCAGAGTGATACGCGCTTTGAAAACCTATGTATACCAGGATCACACAGGTATAAGCTTGATCGATATCCGGGAGCAGATGGATCTGGTTTTAACACTATATTATAATAAGGTAAAACAAGGAGTTGAGATTCACAGGAATTTTGCGGAAAATTCACTCGTCAAAGGGCAAGCGGATCACTTGACCCAGGTTTGGGCCAATCTGATCAATAATGCATTCCAGGCGATTTCATACCAAGGTAGATTGGATCTGGAATCCTATATCAAGGATAATTATCTGATTGTTTCCGTCACGGACGACGGCCCAGGGGTCCCGAAAGAGATCCAAGATAAAATTTTCGAGCCATTCTTCACCACAAAGGAAAAAGGAGAAGGAAGTGGCTTAGGCCTTGATATTTGCAAAAAGATCGTAGAAAGGCACCAAGGAAAAATAGACTTTGATTCTATTCCAGGAAGGACCACATTCAGAGTCTATCTGCCTTTGGCCGATAGGCTCTGA
- a CDS encoding PaaI family thioesterase, protein MTAEDIYKHIKASQNGQDWHHKNCFGCGPENKRGLHASFPFHEPSGEVRFDWTIENDFEGAPGYAHGGALATLLDEAQGVLCFHLGHFVMTDQLYMRYYKACPLGEEIEVRCWVTMVRRRRLYTKGTVHLKKTGELLLSSKARWYDMPDRVFSRMFQGTAFPVDTILKVLEENQKRGKEIRKRLKKEKLRSE, encoded by the coding sequence ATGACTGCGGAAGACATTTATAAACATATCAAAGCCAGCCAAAATGGACAAGACTGGCATCATAAGAATTGTTTCGGTTGCGGACCGGAAAATAAAAGGGGCTTACACGCCAGCTTTCCTTTTCATGAACCAAGCGGAGAAGTCCGTTTCGATTGGACTATAGAAAACGATTTTGAAGGAGCTCCAGGTTACGCTCATGGAGGCGCGCTCGCAACTCTATTGGATGAGGCTCAAGGAGTTCTATGTTTTCACCTTGGTCATTTTGTGATGACTGATCAATTGTATATGCGTTATTATAAAGCCTGTCCTTTAGGAGAAGAAATAGAAGTCCGCTGTTGGGTCACCATGGTCAGACGCAGAAGGCTATACACAAAAGGAACGGTCCATCTGAAAAAGACAGGAGAACTTCTTCTTTCCTCCAAGGCTCGCTGGTATGATATGCCCGACCGAGTCTTTTCCAGAATGTTCCAAGGCACCGCATTTCCTGTGGATACCATTCTGAAAGTTTTAGAAGAGAACCAAAAACGAGGGAAAGAAATCAGGAAACGACTCAAAAAAGAGAAACTGAGATCAGAGTAA
- a CDS encoding histidine phosphatase family protein, with protein sequence MSVIYLIRHGQANSTGEDYDLLTDKGKEQAFALGQYMASNGDFPDRIISGTMRRHKETAEFFMKGIRSLHSDLNTTPDFHSFDPNWNEFPAELWRKYAEHLSGIRPEFQRSLLQFSKVRLKGGVRSAALFFKLTEEILSVWRKGDFTPEGIETFANFQSRVDLACDTYFQPSDAERLFIFTSGTPISLTLKKMLKQDEDIFTWMPWIWNSSVSMFRWVRGRYIPVSLNFLPHIPEKSSRTLY encoded by the coding sequence ATGTCCGTGATATATCTGATTCGCCACGGACAGGCGAACTCTACAGGAGAAGATTACGATCTATTGACCGATAAGGGAAAAGAACAAGCCTTTGCCCTCGGTCAATATATGGCTTCGAATGGGGATTTTCCGGATAGGATCATCTCCGGAACAATGAGAAGGCATAAAGAGACCGCTGAATTTTTTATGAAAGGGATTCGTTCTCTGCATTCCGATCTAAATACAACCCCTGACTTTCATTCTTTCGATCCGAACTGGAATGAATTTCCTGCTGAGCTATGGAGAAAATACGCGGAACATCTTTCAGGGATCAGGCCCGAATTCCAAAGGTCCTTATTACAATTTTCTAAAGTTAGATTGAAAGGTGGAGTTAGATCTGCCGCCTTATTTTTCAAACTGACCGAGGAAATACTATCAGTTTGGAGAAAAGGAGACTTCACTCCGGAGGGGATCGAGACTTTTGCGAACTTTCAATCCAGAGTGGATCTGGCATGCGATACTTATTTCCAGCCTTCCGATGCAGAAAGGCTTTTTATTTTTACTTCAGGCACTCCTATCTCTTTAACTTTAAAGAAGATGCTCAAACAAGACGAAGATATTTTTACTTGGATGCCTTGGATCTGGAATAGTTCAGTGAGTATGTTCCGTTGGGTAAGAGGTAGATATATTCCTGTGAGTTTGAATTTCCTTCCTCATATTCCGGAGAAAAGTTCCAGAACATTGTACTAA
- a CDS encoding MAPEG family protein has translation MESSWQVFAIVSVLLFLKLLSTSIVQGLVRIKTKTFRWKEDAEFFTNSFPATDDHTIVATANGVFRNDLENIPIFLFLLIGYIHTYSWHEGTIIYSGIFIVSRILHAIFYFLHKQPWRNIAYNLGILSKLLLSGHIIHSVFFA, from the coding sequence ATGGAATCTTCTTGGCAGGTCTTTGCGATCGTTTCAGTACTTCTGTTCTTAAAATTACTTTCCACTTCCATCGTTCAGGGTTTGGTCCGTATCAAAACCAAAACATTCCGTTGGAAAGAAGACGCAGAATTTTTCACCAATTCATTTCCTGCTACGGACGATCATACGATAGTCGCTACCGCAAACGGGGTTTTTCGGAACGATTTGGAGAATATTCCAATTTTCTTATTCTTGCTGATCGGATACATCCATACTTATAGTTGGCATGAGGGAACCATCATATATTCTGGAATATTCATAGTATCCCGAATACTACATGCGATCTTTTATTTTCTTCATAAACAACCTTGGAGAAATATCGCATACAACCTGGGAATTTTGAGTAAGCTCCTTCTGTCCGGACATATTATCCATTCCGTATTTTTTGCCTGA
- a CDS encoding glutathione S-transferase family protein: MIELYTAGTPNGKKASIMLEELGIPYTVHPIDFSKLEQKEEWYLKINPNGRIPAIVDKDNGDFPVFESGAILIYLAEKYGKFLSKDPKERSVAIQWLMFQMGGVGPMQGQANHFVKFAPERIPYAINRYVDETKRLYSVLERRLKESEYLAGSELSIADIATWPWVKARTYIDLSLDDYPKLKAWEEKLGARPAFIKGSEIPKKS, encoded by the coding sequence TTGATCGAATTATATACCGCTGGGACGCCTAACGGAAAAAAAGCTTCTATCATGCTGGAAGAATTAGGAATCCCTTATACAGTGCATCCAATCGACTTTAGCAAATTAGAACAAAAGGAAGAATGGTATCTAAAGATCAACCCGAATGGGAGGATCCCTGCCATTGTAGATAAGGATAACGGCGACTTTCCTGTTTTCGAATCGGGAGCCATTCTGATCTATCTCGCAGAAAAATACGGGAAATTCTTATCTAAAGATCCCAAAGAAAGATCAGTCGCTATCCAATGGCTCATGTTCCAAATGGGCGGAGTAGGTCCTATGCAAGGACAGGCAAATCATTTCGTGAAATTTGCTCCGGAAAGAATTCCATACGCAATAAACCGATATGTGGACGAAACAAAACGTTTATATTCCGTTTTAGAAAGACGTCTCAAAGAATCCGAGTATTTAGCAGGAAGCGAATTGAGTATCGCTGACATCGCTACCTGGCCTTGGGTGAAAGCGAGAACTTATATCGATCTTTCCTTGGATGATTATCCGAAACTCAAAGCATGGGAAGAAAAACTGGGAGCAAGACCCGCATTCATCAAAGGAAGCGAAATCCCTAAAAAATCCTAA
- a CDS encoding DUF6285 domain-containing protein, which translates to MQDKPSATELLEAIQDFLMKEVLPEFRDKDLLAYKTLVSWNMLGVISREIRSGEESLDKELSRLSSLLGKKSEFPKTWNEKKDLTSSWNEELRDIIRKEKKSLEDTEYWKHIKESVIEKVEIVNPRFTTES; encoded by the coding sequence ATGCAGGATAAACCAAGCGCCACGGAATTATTGGAAGCAATTCAGGATTTTCTAATGAAGGAAGTCTTGCCGGAGTTTAGGGACAAGGACCTTCTCGCATATAAAACATTAGTAAGTTGGAATATGCTCGGAGTAATCTCCAGGGAGATCCGTTCCGGAGAAGAATCTTTAGATAAGGAACTCTCCAGACTATCTTCATTACTCGGTAAAAAATCCGAGTTTCCTAAAACATGGAATGAAAAGAAGGATCTTACTTCTTCTTGGAACGAAGAATTAAGAGATATTATCCGAAAGGAAAAAAAATCCTTAGAAGATACGGAATACTGGAAACATATAAAAGAATCCGTAATCGAAAAAGTTGAGATCGTAAATCCAAGATTCACTACGGAATCCTAA
- a CDS encoding ATP-binding protein, translating into MSSLVSTLEIRSSKDRNLGFISIYLGSIFVLVLFVLIYFTDETELLRIYDNIHWTSSIAIATITAWFGYKSAEGEIKRFRFWFFLGLLSYFLGQVVWDIQAIIKFYSFPAPSDLFYPWLGPFFAIGFARFLKDRIPSNRMKVAVMDALGLAIAVLAVTLVLYLSKKEDRPWFQLLTLSVYPVFTLSAACIGVLMKPSLRLKADFSFLCLVFGLAGMGISWLQWNSIFLLVVPKDGTLTNAGFSASILLLGYGTLTWAPNSSGEIEKESGTESGLLRILPLLEVIVCSAAIVLSLTLPGLPEIIRLVIWFSAGVMVVIASLRQSLLVADLATAEFVIRNANKELEVTVAERTEELRSTNTYLVTANDKLRSAMDELKKTQENLVRSEKMAVLGRLMAGIAHELNTPLGAIRSSTEGIRSILSEPWEKLLKDYSSFNKEEREFWGILFKKGGTVNSDFDSKEERSKRKRSEVILKELGIENSLVMADALTDLGISPDQISELAEKIPKGERGWMIVSNASALSSISRSSQLILDASIKASRVIQALKSYASGEGDWKPHSESVSPREQIENIITLYYSKMKNRVLVDINIPESARVLGDPERLYLIWTNLITNALHAMNYSGRIFVDAERKGESWEISVQDTGSGVPLEIRDRIFDPFFTTKSPGEGTGLGLDICKNVAEEHGGAIRFVSSEEGSTFYVTLPAAP; encoded by the coding sequence ATGAGTTCCTTGGTTTCCACACTAGAAATTCGTTCCTCAAAGGATAGAAATCTTGGATTTATCTCTATCTATTTAGGTTCTATATTCGTTCTAGTACTATTTGTTCTCATATATTTCACGGATGAAACGGAATTATTACGGATTTACGATAATATACATTGGACTTCGTCTATCGCGATCGCTACGATCACTGCTTGGTTCGGTTATAAATCCGCAGAAGGAGAAATTAAAAGATTCAGGTTCTGGTTTTTCTTAGGACTTCTTTCTTATTTTTTGGGTCAGGTAGTTTGGGATATCCAAGCTATCATCAAATTCTATAGTTTTCCAGCGCCAAGCGATCTATTCTATCCATGGTTAGGACCGTTCTTTGCCATAGGGTTTGCTCGATTCTTAAAAGATAGAATTCCATCTAACAGAATGAAGGTAGCCGTAATGGACGCCTTGGGACTTGCGATCGCAGTCCTTGCGGTCACTCTAGTATTATATCTTTCTAAAAAAGAAGATAGGCCCTGGTTTCAGTTATTAACCTTGTCCGTTTATCCAGTGTTTACACTTTCCGCTGCTTGTATCGGTGTTTTGATGAAGCCATCTTTACGTTTAAAGGCGGACTTTTCCTTTTTATGTTTGGTGTTCGGACTTGCAGGGATGGGGATCAGTTGGTTGCAATGGAATTCCATTTTTCTGCTCGTTGTTCCGAAAGATGGAACATTAACGAACGCAGGATTTTCTGCCAGTATTCTTCTTTTAGGATACGGGACCTTGACCTGGGCTCCAAATTCTTCAGGAGAAATCGAAAAAGAATCCGGAACAGAAAGCGGGCTCTTAAGAATTCTTCCTCTATTAGAAGTAATTGTTTGTTCCGCAGCAATTGTTCTTTCCTTAACTCTGCCTGGTTTGCCTGAGATCATCCGGTTAGTGATCTGGTTTTCCGCAGGAGTTATGGTAGTGATCGCAAGTCTTAGGCAAAGTCTACTCGTGGCAGATTTAGCAACCGCAGAGTTTGTTATTCGAAACGCAAACAAAGAATTAGAGGTCACAGTCGCAGAGAGAACCGAAGAATTAAGATCGACTAATACGTATTTGGTGACTGCGAATGATAAACTCAGGTCAGCTATGGACGAACTCAAAAAAACCCAGGAGAATCTTGTTCGGTCCGAAAAAATGGCGGTCTTAGGAAGACTGATGGCTGGGATCGCTCACGAGCTAAATACTCCGTTAGGCGCAATTCGTTCTTCCACCGAGGGGATCCGTTCCATTCTAAGTGAACCTTGGGAAAAACTTTTAAAAGATTATTCTAGCTTTAACAAGGAAGAACGAGAATTTTGGGGGATCTTATTCAAAAAGGGCGGTACAGTCAATTCCGACTTCGATTCCAAAGAAGAGAGATCCAAGAGAAAAAGATCTGAGGTCATTTTAAAAGAATTAGGAATAGAAAATTCTCTAGTAATGGCGGATGCCTTGACTGACCTGGGAATTTCCCCCGATCAGATTTCCGAACTCGCGGAGAAGATACCGAAAGGAGAAAGAGGATGGATGATCGTAAGCAATGCATCTGCTCTTTCCAGTATTTCCAGGTCCAGCCAATTGATCTTGGATGCTTCTATCAAAGCTTCCAGAGTGATCCAAGCATTGAAAAGTTACGCATCCGGAGAAGGGGATTGGAAACCTCACTCGGAGTCCGTCTCTCCTAGGGAACAGATTGAGAACATTATCACATTATATTATTCTAAAATGAAAAACAGGGTGCTCGTGGATATCAATATACCTGAATCCGCAAGGGTATTGGGAGATCCGGAAAGATTGTATTTGATCTGGACTAATTTGATCACAAACGCATTACATGCCATGAATTATTCCGGAAGGATCTTTGTAGATGCGGAACGAAAAGGTGAGTCCTGGGAAATTTCCGTCCAGGACACCGGTAGTGGCGTTCCCTTAGAGATCAGAGATAGGATTTTTGATCCATTCTTCACCACTAAATCTCCTGGAGAAGGGACCGGACTTGGTCTAGATATCTGCAAAAATGTGGCAGAAGAACACGGAGGGGCCATCCGATTTGTGAGTTCGGAAGAAGGTTCCACATTCTACGTTACTCTACCTGCTGCGCCATAA
- a CDS encoding zinc-binding dehydrogenase yields the protein MKAAVLESGKRNLIIKEVPIPNLGPDQVKVRIKACGICGSDLHLVLHGTLKCKHYPQIPGHEASGLVEEVGEKVTRFKKGDRVVIAAGTSCGVCSHCLAGRENLCKEIGVFGFDREGSFAEYNIVEERYLYPLPDSVPFEQGAILADAVSTPYNAIKFRGKIQDGDTVAVFGCGGLGIHGVVIARALTKGKVIALDVDRGALENAAAYGADEIVNLREVKNPGKTLKEISKGGVDLLADFSGRMTNIEESLRAMNPGGRMVLVGIGREPLKFSIPFSIIEKQITIAGSYGSDRRAIPELIDLYVQGKLNLSRSITDVRKLEDINESLQDLEDRKGNPIRFVISP from the coding sequence ATGAAGGCCGCAGTATTAGAATCCGGAAAAAGAAATTTGATCATCAAAGAGGTTCCAATCCCGAATCTCGGTCCAGACCAAGTGAAGGTAAGGATCAAAGCATGCGGCATCTGCGGTTCCGATCTGCATTTAGTATTACATGGAACCTTAAAGTGTAAACATTATCCTCAAATCCCTGGACATGAAGCTTCCGGCTTAGTCGAAGAAGTGGGAGAAAAAGTCACTCGTTTCAAAAAAGGGGATCGAGTAGTGATCGCTGCAGGAACAAGCTGCGGCGTATGTTCTCATTGTCTTGCAGGAAGAGAAAATCTTTGCAAAGAGATCGGTGTATTCGGTTTCGATAGAGAAGGCAGTTTCGCAGAATATAATATAGTCGAAGAACGTTATCTGTATCCTCTACCTGACTCGGTTCCTTTCGAACAAGGTGCGATCTTAGCTGATGCTGTTTCTACTCCTTATAATGCGATCAAGTTCAGAGGGAAGATACAAGACGGGGATACTGTCGCGGTTTTCGGATGCGGAGGACTCGGTATCCATGGAGTTGTGATCGCAAGAGCATTGACAAAGGGTAAAGTGATCGCTTTAGATGTGGATAGAGGAGCCCTCGAAAACGCAGCAGCTTATGGTGCGGATGAAATAGTAAATTTGAGAGAAGTAAAAAATCCAGGAAAGACCTTAAAAGAAATTTCTAAAGGTGGGGTAGACCTTCTCGCTGATTTTTCCGGAAGAATGACAAATATCGAAGAGTCACTTCGCGCCATGAACCCTGGAGGAAGAATGGTACTTGTAGGGATAGGAAGAGAACCCTTAAAGTTTTCGATCCCGTTTTCCATCATTGAAAAACAGATCACTATTGCAGGTTCTTACGGTTCGGACCGAAGAGCCATTCCTGAATTGATAGATCTTTATGTGCAGGGAAAATTGAACCTTAGCAGATCGATTACGGATGTGCGAAAATTAGAAGACATCAACGAAAGTCTCCAAGATCTGGAGGACAGAAAAGGAAATCCGATCCGATTTGTGATCTCGCCTTAA
- a CDS encoding O-acetyl-ADP-ribose deacetylase: protein MEIFVWKGDITSIQTDVVVNAANSSLSGGGGVDGAIHRVGGPKIMEECRILKIKKYPNGLPTGQCILTSGGQLPTKYVIHAVGPVWKGGDYQEASLLETCYTNILQLSSDRGFESIAVPSISTGIYAYPKELAAPIAIRTVLEHKEQFPRKLIFVCFDQETKDLYEKILNESGVNFKEGISSF, encoded by the coding sequence ATGGAAATTTTTGTTTGGAAAGGCGATATCACGTCCATTCAAACGGATGTGGTGGTAAATGCGGCCAATTCTTCCCTATCGGGAGGAGGCGGAGTGGATGGGGCCATTCATAGAGTGGGTGGACCAAAGATCATGGAAGAATGCAGGATATTAAAGATCAAAAAATATCCGAATGGTCTTCCTACTGGTCAATGTATTCTTACTTCCGGAGGACAACTACCTACCAAGTATGTGATCCATGCAGTGGGGCCGGTTTGGAAGGGAGGAGATTATCAGGAAGCTTCTCTATTAGAAACCTGCTACACAAATATTCTGCAATTGTCTTCGGATCGCGGATTTGAGTCGATTGCGGTCCCAAGTATTAGCACAGGGATTTATGCTTATCCAAAAGAATTAGCGGCTCCAATTGCGATCCGAACTGTCTTGGAGCATAAGGAGCAGTTCCCCAGGAAATTGATCTTTGTTTGTTTCGATCAAGAGACAAAAGATCTATATGAGAAAATCCTAAATGAATCAGGGGTGAATTTTAAAGAAGGAATTTCTTCCTTCTAA
- the tmpT gene encoding thiopurine S-methyltransferase yields the protein MERDFWLSKWKENSIAFHESETNPLLLKYFKELSLAKESRIFIPLCGKTLDISWFLSNGYRVAGAELAEMAIQQLFQELGAEPKISQVGKLILYSTEGLDIFVGDIFDLSKEVLGPVDAIYDRAALVALPQETRLRYSAHLTQITNKAPQLLITYEYDQTKLAGPPFSISTEEVKLHYKNTYTLENLLSQEMVGGLKGHSAKENVWKLY from the coding sequence ATGGAAAGAGACTTTTGGCTAAGCAAATGGAAAGAAAACAGCATTGCATTCCACGAAAGTGAAACAAACCCGCTTCTACTTAAATACTTCAAAGAACTTTCTTTGGCTAAAGAGAGCCGTATCTTTATTCCATTATGCGGTAAAACTTTGGACATATCCTGGTTTCTTTCCAACGGATATAGAGTTGCAGGCGCAGAACTTGCCGAGATGGCAATCCAACAGTTATTCCAAGAATTAGGAGCAGAACCTAAAATTTCCCAAGTAGGCAAACTCATTCTATATAGCACAGAAGGTCTCGATATATTTGTAGGAGATATATTCGATTTATCTAAAGAAGTTTTAGGCCCTGTAGACGCAATATATGATAGAGCGGCCTTAGTCGCCCTTCCCCAGGAGACTAGACTTCGTTATTCGGCACATTTAACTCAAATCACAAACAAGGCGCCTCAACTTCTGATCACGTATGAGTATGACCAAACGAAACTTGCAGGCCCACCTTTTTCTATTTCGACGGAAGAAGTGAAACTACATTATAAAAACACTTATACTCTGGAGAATCTCTTAAGCCAAGAAATGGTGGGGGGATTAAAGGGACATTCCGCAAAAGAGAATGTTTGGAAATTATATTAA